From Candidatus Defluviilinea gracilis, a single genomic window includes:
- a CDS encoding PspC domain-containing protein, which produces MIANQKRALRRSRSNRMLAGVCGGLADFFGISSFWFRLGMLIAFIPGGVPGVLIYLLLWLMIPGE; this is translated from the coding sequence ATGATCGCAAATCAAAAGAGAGCCCTGCGGCGTTCGCGGAGCAACCGAATGTTGGCGGGAGTGTGCGGCGGGTTGGCGGACTTCTTCGGGATCAGTTCGTTCTGGTTCCGACTGGGGATGCTGATCGCCTTCATCCCTGGCGGCGTGCCTGGGGTTTTGATCTACTTGCTGTTGTGGTTGATGATCCCGGGCGAGTAA
- a CDS encoding transposase, which produces MNNRNLTFKPYAMEQLSLLPPSLEELIPEKHLVRVVNRVVDELDIEPLLAKYKGGGTSSYHPRMMLKVIVYAYTQKIYSSRKIEKALWENIGFMWISGGTGRTFTRSTTFGATR; this is translated from the coding sequence ATGAACAACCGAAACCTCACCTTCAAGCCGTACGCAATGGAGCAGTTGAGTCTGCTGCCGCCGAGTTTGGAAGAATTGATCCCTGAAAAACATCTGGTACGGGTGGTCAATCGCGTCGTGGATGAGCTGGACATCGAGCCGCTTTTAGCAAAATACAAAGGGGGCGGGACGAGCAGTTATCATCCGCGCATGATGTTGAAGGTGATTGTGTATGCCTACACCCAGAAGATCTATTCGTCGCGGAAGATCGAAAAAGCGCTGTGGGAGAATATTGGCTTCATGTGGATCAGCGGGGGCACCGGCCGGACTTTCACACGATCAACAACTTTCGGAGCGACACGTTGA
- a CDS encoding FAD-dependent oxidoreductase, which translates to MIYSSTPSSKAKQAVADVSHTPFWLDDPAKPNPEPPLTQNISTDLLIIGAGYTGLWTALLAKEEDPNRDILILEAGESAIGASGRNGGFMDASITHGFVNGQAQWSREIKTLHALGLNNLAEIETTLARLNIDCDYQRTGEIDLATEPYLLETFREIIELAKQYDIHFEFLDRDQIQRVVKSPIFLGGIKRFDSSIVNPAHLAWGLRQACLNLGVRLYEHSPVTQLIEEKNKVIARTSHAKITANKVALATNAFPPLIKEIKRYVVPVYDYALMTEPLTASQRDSIGWRGREGLSDGNNQFHYFRTTIDGRILWGGFDAVYHWNNGFGSRLENRPASFALLADHFFQAFPSLEGTRFTHAWGGAIDTCSRFSPFWGTTHHGKTAYAMGYTGLGVGATRFGAQVMLDILGNKKTERTELEMVRTKPIPFPPEPLRSIGINLSRWSLAQADKNQGKENLWLKAMDLFGLGFDS; encoded by the coding sequence ATGATCTACTCCTCCACCCCCAGTTCCAAAGCAAAGCAAGCCGTTGCCGACGTTTCGCACACCCCCTTCTGGCTCGACGACCCAGCCAAACCCAACCCCGAACCGCCATTAACTCAAAATATTTCCACTGACCTGCTCATCATCGGCGCAGGTTATACCGGCTTATGGACCGCCCTGCTCGCCAAAGAGGAAGACCCGAATCGCGACATCCTCATCCTCGAAGCGGGCGAATCCGCCATCGGCGCCAGCGGGCGCAACGGCGGATTCATGGACGCGTCCATCACGCATGGATTCGTCAACGGGCAGGCGCAATGGTCGCGCGAGATCAAAACGCTCCACGCGCTCGGTCTCAACAACCTCGCGGAGATCGAAACGACGCTCGCGCGCCTCAACATCGACTGCGATTACCAGCGCACCGGCGAGATTGACCTCGCCACCGAGCCTTATCTTCTCGAAACATTTCGTGAAATCATCGAACTCGCAAAGCAATACGACATCCATTTCGAGTTTCTCGACCGCGACCAAATCCAGCGCGTCGTCAAATCGCCCATCTTCCTCGGCGGGATCAAACGATTCGATTCGTCCATCGTCAACCCCGCGCACCTCGCATGGGGACTTCGACAAGCCTGCTTGAATCTCGGCGTGCGGTTATATGAACACTCGCCCGTCACACAATTGATCGAAGAAAAAAACAAAGTCATCGCGCGCACATCCCACGCGAAAATTACGGCGAACAAAGTCGCGCTCGCTACCAACGCCTTTCCCCCGCTCATCAAAGAGATCAAGCGTTACGTTGTCCCCGTCTACGATTACGCGCTGATGACCGAACCGCTCACCGCCTCGCAACGCGACTCCATCGGCTGGCGCGGGCGCGAGGGACTCAGCGACGGCAACAATCAATTCCATTATTTCCGCACAACGATTGATGGTCGAATCCTCTGGGGCGGATTCGACGCCGTCTATCATTGGAATAACGGATTCGGGAGTCGCCTCGAAAACCGACCCGCTTCGTTCGCCCTTCTGGCTGACCACTTCTTTCAAGCCTTTCCCTCCCTTGAAGGGACTCGCTTCACCCACGCCTGGGGCGGAGCGATCGACACCTGCTCGCGCTTCAGTCCGTTTTGGGGGACGACGCATCACGGCAAGACCGCTTACGCGATGGGCTACACCGGACTCGGCGTTGGCGCGACTCGCTTCGGGGCGCAAGTGATGCTCGACATTCTCGGCAACAAGAAAACCGAACGAACCGAACTGGAGATGGTCCGCACCAAACCGATTCCCTTTCCGCCCGAACCGTTGCGTTCCATCGGCATCAACCTCTCGCGCTGGTCGCTGGCGCAGGCAGATAAGAATCAAGGCAAAGAAAATCTCTGGCTCAAAGCCATGGACTTGTTCGGTCTTGGGTTTGATAGTTGA
- a CDS encoding DUF433 domain-containing protein: MPEEFLARIEVNPAVMLGKPVIKGTRIPVELLLRKLSEGATETDLLDAYPRLTKLDIQAALIYAASALAHETIILATAV, from the coding sequence ATGCCTGAAGAATTTCTTGCGAGGATCGAAGTCAACCCTGCGGTGATGTTGGGAAAGCCCGTTATCAAAGGGACGCGAATCCCTGTCGAGTTGCTTCTCCGTAAATTGAGCGAAGGCGCGACCGAAACCGATCTGCTGGACGCTTATCCGCGCTTGACAAAACTTGATATTCAAGCGGCGTTAATCTATGCCGCCAGCGCATTGGCGCACGAAACGATTATTCTCGCGACCGCGGTATGA
- a CDS encoding transposase — translation MCRVWEVRRARTHSGGTQQLFRNRPAGQQSAHEGRPGGAQAAGAPAYNVQIGTEGQFVVGYSLHQQADDTSCFIPHMQQQQFPQGKQFKNVSGDAGYGSEENYAYLEKHGMGNYLKYNTFHQEQHPPRKPELLEKMRFKSTCFPYDQDKDQFVCPAHHRMVYIETKPYQSKNGFLSERRVYECLECAACPLKPKCTKAKGNRQMQVGFELRRYRQQAKDNLLSEQGMACVNYKH, via the coding sequence ATGTGCCGCGTTTGGGAAGTACGAAGAGCAAGAACGCATTCTGGCGGGACGCAACAGCTATTCAGAAACCGACCCGCAGGCCAGCAGTCTGCGCATGAAGGAAGGCCGGGCGGCGCGCAAGCCGCTGGCGCGCCAGCTTATAACGTGCAAATAGGAACCGAAGGACAGTTTGTGGTGGGCTATAGCCTCCACCAACAAGCCGACGATACCAGTTGCTTCATTCCCCATATGCAACAACAGCAGTTTCCGCAGGGCAAACAATTCAAAAACGTGTCTGGCGACGCAGGCTACGGCAGCGAAGAAAACTATGCCTATTTGGAAAAGCACGGCATGGGGAACTACCTCAAATACAACACCTTCCACCAGGAGCAACACCCGCCGCGCAAACCCGAACTGCTTGAGAAGATGCGCTTCAAGTCAACCTGCTTTCCCTACGATCAGGACAAGGATCAGTTCGTGTGTCCCGCCCACCATCGCATGGTCTATATCGAAACCAAACCCTACCAATCCAAAAACGGCTTCTTATCTGAACGGCGGGTTTATGAATGTTTGGAGTGTGCCGCCTGCCCTCTCAAACCCAAATGCACCAAAGCCAAAGGCAATCGCCAAATGCAAGTCGGATTTGAACTCCGCC